The following is a genomic window from Flavobacteriales bacterium.
GATCGATAACTTCGGCGCCATGTCCTTCAACGAGGTCACTGTGCGTGAGCGGATCCGCGCCGCGCTGACGCCCCGGCTCACCGAGATGGGCCTCACCCAGGCCGACGTGGGCGACGGCATGAGCCTGACCCAGAGCGGCGTGCTCGACTCCTTTGCCCTGATGGAGCTGATCGGCCGGCTGGAGCAGGACCTGCACGTGGAATTGGATTTCGAGGCGGTGGAGCCCGATCAGTTCACCACGGTGAAGGGCTTGACCGCCGCCTTCGTCAAAGCCCTTTCGGCGTGATCGAGGTACGTGCCCTGGACCGGGACGCCCCTCCGGAGGACCTGCTCGCCGTCGAAGGGCTCTTCACCGCGATGTACGGCCATATGGACGGCCTGGGGTTGATGGTGCCGCTGGCACCGGGCGGGGCGGGTCAGTGGTTGAAGGCCTTGATGCCGATGCTGGGCAAGCTGCACACCATTCAAGTCGCCTGGGCACAGGCCCCTGCCACACCCGGCCGGCTGAGCGCTCCGCGGGCCGTGGGCTTTGCCGCGGGAAGCATCCGCGTTGGTCCGGCGCACCTCGGCGGCCTTCGCTCGGGCGCCGTCACCCACCTGTACGTGGACCCGACCGAGCGCGGCGGCGGTGTGGGACGCAGGCTCTACGAGGCCTTGTCCGGCTGGTTCACCGAACGGGGCCTGCAGCACCAGGAACTGGAGGTGCTGGTGAACAACGAACCGGCGCGCCGCTTCTGGACCTCCCTGGGCTTCGTGCCGGACCACCTGGTGATGCGGCGCCTGCCGGCCCGGTCATGACGATCGCACCGGATACCGTGCTGTTCGCCAACGGCGCGCAACGCGTGACCGCCGGTGACCTGTTGCAGACCTTGCGCGACCTGGGCGTGCGGCCCGGTGACCTTCTCTTCCTGCACACGGACCTGCTGCGGTTCGGTCGACCGGCACCCGAGCTCATGCGCGTGCGGGGAGCCCTGTTCGACGCGCTCATCGCCGTGCTGCGGGAAA
Proteins encoded in this region:
- a CDS encoding GNAT family N-acetyltransferase — translated: MIEVRALDRDAPPEDLLAVEGLFTAMYGHMDGLGLMVPLAPGGAGQWLKALMPMLGKLHTIQVAWAQAPATPGRLSAPRAVGFAAGSIRVGPAHLGGLRSGAVTHLYVDPTERGGGVGRRLYEALSGWFTERGLQHQELEVLVNNEPARRFWTSLGFVPDHLVMRRLPARS
- a CDS encoding acyl carrier protein, yielding MSFNEVTVRERIRAALTPRLTEMGLTQADVGDGMSLTQSGVLDSFALMELIGRLEQDLHVELDFEAVEPDQFTTVKGLTAAFVKALSA